ATGACAACACGTCTTTCCATAAGTATTCAATTACTGTTTCAATAGTTTAATGCTTGAGGATTTATGCCCAATACAGGTAGAAAACCGTATTTTATGCCCTTTCTGCCATGGCCTTTTCAATAAAATCAACGATTTGTCTGACGGTGCGTATGGACATGGCAGCCTCTTCCTCATCCCGGGTCAGTTTTCCCTGCATCAATGTCTCGATTTCCCGGAGCAATTCAATGGCATCAATACTGTCAAAACCATGGTCGGCATTAAGGTCATCGTCAACTCCGACATCAGACATCTCAAAACTGGTTTCAATAAAATTGATAATGCTGGCCTCTATTTCGTCTCGATCCATTCACCGTATCCTTTACCCTTATGATAATCCGTTTGAACCTTTCTGCCCAACCTTGAGTCATTTCCACGCCTGTCGATTGCCCTCTAAAACATATAGTCATTATCATAATTCAGTGTGAATGAAAACATTATCCATGGGGCATTCCAAGGCATAACCTGTAACTTTCTTACAGGTTAATATCAATGGATCAACCACAACATTTTAAAAATTTCTTGTCTTTTATATTAAAAACAATTAAATCCCTCTTTAAATTAGAAGGAGAACTGATTTGACACATTACATGGCAGCCAATCATATTTATTATTATTGCGGGTATTATCCATATCCGGCTGCCGCGGTGTTTCTTTCTTGATCTAACCTAAAAAACCAAACGTAAGATAAATGCTGCGGGCCAAAAGTGCCTGCAGCATTTTTAATTTTAAAGAGCTGCAACACACCCTGAGATGTTGCGGCTCTTTTTATTTTTACCTTTTTTTTAATTAAGGCGCATGATCAAAATTTAATCTGCCACAAATAGCCCGATGGCGGCTCAGGAGACAAGTAGAAGGTCTATTTTATTTTGATCACGGGCCGAACTTAACCGGAGTGAAAGATGACTGTATTAACTATTTTAAAAGAACGTGGTTTTATCGATAATCAAACCCATGAAGAAGCGTTGGAAACCTACCTGAAAAAGCCTGGCCGGCACTGCTACATAGGTTTTGACCCAACGGCCGACAGTCTTCATGTCGGCCATCTGATCCCCATCATGTCTCTTGCGCATATGCAGCAGAATGGGCATATCCCGATAGCCCTTGTGGGAGGCGGCACAGGCCGGATAGGCGATCCCAGCGGAAAAAACGAAATGCGGAAAATGATGACCCTGGATACCATTGATCACAATGTTCAGAGCATCAAAAGGCAGTTGTCCGGATTTATAAATTTTGGTGAAGGAAAAGCCCTTTTGGCAAATAATGCGGATTGGCTTGCATCACTTGAGTATATCCCTTTTCTCAGGGACATTGGGCGGTATTTCAGCATCAATAAAATGATCAAAGCGGAAAGCTATCGCCAGAGAATTGAATCCGAAGGCGGACTGAGTTTTATTGAATTCAATTACATGCTTCTACAGGCCTTTGATTTCCTAACGCTCTTGGACCGTCATGACTGTAGGCTGCAAATGGGGGGAAGCGACCAATGGGGAAATATTCTTGCAGGCGTTGAACTGGTTCGTAGAAGCAGGCAAAAAACAGCATTTGGTATCACCTATAAATTGATCACCAAAAGTGACGGGAGCAAAATGGGGAAAACCGCGGGCAATGCCGTATGGCTTGATCCTGAAAAAACGTCCCCATACGAATACTATCAATTCTGGATGAATACGGATGACAGGGATGTGGCGCGCTTTTTATCCCTTTTTACCTTTCTGCCCATGCCGGAAATCCGCCAGGTGAGTAATCTGGTGGATGGCGAATTGAACCAGGCAAAAACTGTTCTGGCATTTGAGTGCACTTGCCTGGCCCACGGCAGGGAAGCGGCACTAAATGCCATGGCATCTTCTGCCTCGGTTTTCGGTAGTTTTACCATTTCGGAAAAAATTTTGCCCTCATCCAGTATTCCCAGGACAAATAAAAACAAGAACGCAATTGAACTTCCCACAACCTTTGTATCACACAATGAGCTTACCAAGGGAATTCCGGCCTATGAGCTTTTTCTTCGTACCGGCCTTACCAAATCCGGCGGGGAGGCACGACGGCTGATAAATCAGGGCGGCGCATACATTAATGGAGAGACGGTACCCGCTTTTGACTTGTTGGTTGATTCCAGCCATCTCAAAGATGGAGAGGTCCTCTTAAGGGCCGGCAAAAAAAGATTTCATAGAGTTAAGATGAAGGAGCAATAGGGTCATAAACCAAAAGGATCAGTCCTTGGTTTACGCCATGGGCTTATCCTGCGATCGAAGCGATGGGAAACCGGTATTTTCTGTAATTTCCCGACTGAGCACCTGGCAGGAATAACAGAAGTAGCCAACACCTGTCCTTCGCAAGTATTCTTACTTTCTGAAATCATTGACAAATTTGTATACGCCTGCCAAGTTGGAGTCATGATGAAAATGCTTGGAAATTTTGTTTTATTCATATGGCTGAAGTTCAAAGTCACTTCGAATCTCGCTGCCGAAAACCTTGCGCTTCGCCACCAATTGGCCGTAATGAAAAGGACGAACAAGCGGCCGAAAATTCGAATGGTGGATCGGCTCTTCTGGGTTTTGCTTTCCCGAATTTGGACTCCTTGGCGTAAATCTCTCATCATTGTAAAGTCGGATACTGTTGTCTACTGGCATCGCAAGGGTTTCAAACTTTTCTGGAAATTCAAATCCAAAGGCCCGGGAAGGCCTCAAGTCAGTCGTGAAATCCGTGATCTGGTCAGGAGGATGGCTGCAGCCAATCCAAACTGGGGTGCGCCCAGGATTCATGGGGAATTGCTCAGCCTGGGGTTCGAGGTTTCCGAACGAACCGTATCGAACATGATGCCCCGACATCCGCCGAATTCAAAGCCGTCTCAAACCTGGCGGACTTTCTTGAAAAATCATATTAACAAGTGTTCGATTGACTTTTTCACTGTTCCAACAGTCACCTTTAATATTCTGTTCGTCCTGGTGATCCTCAGCCACAGCCGCCGCAAAGTCGTACATTTCAATATAACCTCAAATCCGACGGCCGAGTGGACAACCCAACAGATCGTGGAGGCCTTCCCCTGGGATACGGCACCGAAGTATCTGATGCGGGATCGGGATGCAATCTATGGCGTTTTTTTTCCGCAATCGAGTGAAAAACATGGGCATCAAAGAAGTGGTCTCGGCCCCGCAAAGCCCTTGGCAAAACCCTTTTGTTGAACGGGTGATCGGCTCGATCAGACGAGAATGTACAAACAATGTCATCGTATTGAACCAAGGACATCTGAAAAACATTCTTTGCGCGTATTTCCAATATTATTGGAACGACAGAACACATTTGAGCCTTGGAAAAAATACGCCCAACGGTCGGCCGATCCAACCCAGACCTGTCGGCAAATGCAAGATAATTGATTTGCCGCGTATTGGTGGATTACATCATCGATACGAGTAGAAGAAAGCGGCCTGAAAACTCAAATCGTTCTGATATCAAAAGCATCGAACGGTCTTTGCTGATCTGTGCTCAGAATCGACCTCAATTAAAAATTTCACATTGAATCCGTCTTTTCAAATAAACTGGACAGTGGATATTTCATTCAATCGCTGCACAGAGGAGAATATTTTTTCGACAAATTTACCACGGATTAATTTTTGCGAAGGACAGGTCACCGCCGACAAGCCAGGTGGAAAGTTCCTCACCCGTCAATTCATTGGTTTCCTCCCTATCCTTGGTACCGTCCCCATCTATATCGGCAAAAATACCGGCGGACGTCACAACCGCGTAGGTTCCGGTGAACGCAGTGGGCACTGTATCCACTTTATAGGAGGCATTATCAGCCACCGCATCGTGGGTAAGGTCAGCGTCATTTCCGGCCCCATCCTTCATAAGAACACTCAAAAAACTAATATTATGAAAAATTTCAGTTATTTAACTGTTGATATATGGTGTCTGCTGCCAAAAGTGGGCAAACTTAGAACCAAGCCCTAAGTTCTTAAATAAGAAACAAATCCGTTTAATGGTTTTTAGGGATGGCTATCCCAGTCCTTCGGAAAGCCCCCATCTCTCCCGGCCATGGGAGAGCGCTTTGATAAATGGAATAATCTGTTTTTCATAACGACACCATTTATTCTTGGAGCTTTGATATATGGGTTGCCGTACCTGCCAGGAACTGGCAGTCTTTACGGGCCGCTTCAGACTCTGAAAATTGAGTAGTTCCGGAAACCAGTCAAGGCCGATATGCCCAATTAGCCGACGGGAACTTGCCTCCGGGTCTTCCACGATATCTTCGTAAGCAACATGAAATACCCTGTTGGGCAGAATTGTTTCCCAATGGGCCATAAGCGCCTGGTAATCGGCAATGTGATTCCCAAGATCTTCCAGATCATACGCATATCCCATCCCCCCGAATTTGGCTTTAAAATCTAGAAAATAGTTTGAAATGGCCACATCCCGGGGGTCCCTTGTACAGTGAATAATGGGCGCCCTGGGAAAAAGCAGGTGGATGAAACCGATATTCCTGAAATTGTGGGGAAGTTTATCAATAACGAAATCTTCTCCCCGGGAGAGGGATTGAAGATGCTTGAGACAAAAACAAGAAATCCGTCGAATTTCACTGTCAGTTAAGTCTTCAATGCATTCAGGGTATTCCTTTCCTGTTCCATGCATCTTTTCCCACATGCCCAACTGGCATCCCCATCCGGGTATATGCCCCAATTCTCCCGCACCAAAAACATCTGGGTGAGATGACAGTATCTGCTCCGTCAACGTAGTTCCCGACCGGGGCATACCCAAAATGAATACAGGTTGTCTGGAATTATTGCCGTAGTGTTTCCTGCCTGAAAAGAAATCACGGCTGAAGAATTTTATGATACGTTCCGTCTGGTTACGATTTGTTACCCTGTCATAATTCAATACTTTTTGCGTCGCTTCATTGGCCTGGAATGCAAAATCAAAAGCCTTGGCATATTCCCGGTGATGATCCCAGGACCGGGCCAGGCAGAAAAGCAGACCTATTTTGACAGCCCCTGCCATGCTGGGTATTTTGGCTGATTTTTCTATGGCCCATAAAAGATCCGGGTCATCAGGGAACCGGTGAACGTGAACCAATGCGGAATGCCCATGCAACGGGTTGATTTGGGCGGCTTTTTCAAAATTGGCCACCGCCTCATCCATAAGCCCCTCCTGTACCTGAAGGTTGCCAAATCCCAATAAGGCCGTCAAACAGTTTTCATCCTGTGCCACTGCCTCCTGGTAATACGCTGTGGCCGCTTCAATACAGCCCTTTTCAGAGGCTACAGCCGCTTTCGCACTGAGCGCCTGGGCCATTGCGCTGCTGTCCTTTTCTTTTTCAGCTAAAAGAAGCGCTGTCTCTGCCGTTTTATCGGCTAAAGCAAAATCCTTTGCGTTTAAATAAGCCCTCGCCAACTGCAATTGGACGACAAAATTTTCCGGGTCAATGGACACCGCTTGTGCCAGATACTGGATGGCC
Above is a window of uncultured Desulfobacter sp. DNA encoding:
- a CDS encoding acyl carrier protein, translating into MDRDEIEASIINFIETSFEMSDVGVDDDLNADHGFDSIDAIELLREIETLMQGKLTRDEEEAAMSIRTVRQIVDFIEKAMAERA
- the tyrS gene encoding tyrosine--tRNA ligase codes for the protein MTVLTILKERGFIDNQTHEEALETYLKKPGRHCYIGFDPTADSLHVGHLIPIMSLAHMQQNGHIPIALVGGGTGRIGDPSGKNEMRKMMTLDTIDHNVQSIKRQLSGFINFGEGKALLANNADWLASLEYIPFLRDIGRYFSINKMIKAESYRQRIESEGGLSFIEFNYMLLQAFDFLTLLDRHDCRLQMGGSDQWGNILAGVELVRRSRQKTAFGITYKLITKSDGSKMGKTAGNAVWLDPEKTSPYEYYQFWMNTDDRDVARFLSLFTFLPMPEIRQVSNLVDGELNQAKTVLAFECTCLAHGREAALNAMASSASVFGSFTISEKILPSSSIPRTNKNKNAIELPTTFVSHNELTKGIPAYELFLRTGLTKSGGEARRLINQGGAYINGETVPAFDLLVDSSHLKDGEVLLRAGKKRFHRVKMKEQ
- a CDS encoding integrase, with amino-acid sequence MMKMLGNFVLFIWLKFKVTSNLAAENLALRHQLAVMKRTNKRPKIRMVDRLFWVLLSRIWTPWRKSLIIVKSDTVVYWHRKGFKLFWKFKSKGPGRPQVSREIRDLVRRMAAANPNWGAPRIHGELLSLGFEVSERTVSNMMPRHPPNSKPSQTWRTFLKNHINKCSIDFFTVPTVTFNILFVLVILSHSRRKVVHFNITSNPTAEWTTQQIVEAFPWDTAPKYLMRDRDAIYGVFFPQSSEKHGHQRSGLGPAKPLAKPFC
- a CDS encoding integrase core domain-containing protein; this encodes MGIKEVVSAPQSPWQNPFVERVIGSIRRECTNNVIVLNQGHLKNILCAYFQYYWNDRTHLSLGKNTPNGRPIQPRPVGKCKIIDLPRIGGLHHRYE
- a CDS encoding sulfotransferase translates to MDANDEILQVLANCRTLIRKGQKQEADKILNSVSIDSHELSTDQLVLICGALLPLEMSGKALELLSDGLSREPDNWKIHSLMGIALALQGRYHQSFCNLSEANRLCPDHPKVLVNLSRVLVQIGRPEEAITHLKKLSAAVDAGGDSIQYLIRAIFAEALVCLGKPDEAEAMVETVQSPDKSNVRTYKLRALIAAGKGQHQEAVFYLKEALVLTPRNTQILKLLAEQASIQGYYLEAIQYLAQAVSIDPENFVVQLQLARAYLNAKDFALADKTAETALLLAEKEKDSSAMAQALSAKAAVASEKGCIEAATAYYQEAVAQDENCLTALLGFGNLQVQEGLMDEAVANFEKAAQINPLHGHSALVHVHRFPDDPDLLWAIEKSAKIPSMAGAVKIGLLFCLARSWDHHREYAKAFDFAFQANEATQKVLNYDRVTNRNQTERIIKFFSRDFFSGRKHYGNNSRQPVFILGMPRSGTTLTEQILSSHPDVFGAGELGHIPGWGCQLGMWEKMHGTGKEYPECIEDLTDSEIRRISCFCLKHLQSLSRGEDFVIDKLPHNFRNIGFIHLLFPRAPIIHCTRDPRDVAISNYFLDFKAKFGGMGYAYDLEDLGNHIADYQALMAHWETILPNRVFHVAYEDIVEDPEASSRRLIGHIGLDWFPELLNFQSLKRPVKTASSWQVRQPIYQSSKNKWCRYEKQIIPFIKALSHGRERWGLSEGLG